In Vibrio crassostreae, one DNA window encodes the following:
- the modC gene encoding molybdenum ABC transporter ATP-binding protein ModC, whose protein sequence is MSALILQYQQQLGETFFDIDLELPSSGITAIFGRSGAGKTSLINAISGLKQPDKGLISVSGTTLFDSYKGINLPTHKRNVGYVFQESRLFPHMKVSGNLKYGIKDFDKTHFDQIVSLLSLGLLLDRYPARLSGGEKQRVAIGRALLSKPSILLMDEPLASLDLPRKREVMPFLENLSETVQIPIIYVTHSLNEILRLANHLVIIEQGKVISSGVTEEVWASRAMQPWQSFSEQSSLFEATLAEHNDDYALSRLMLGKSTSLWVQKVSSELGTAVRLQVRANDVSITLEQPKGTSIRNILPVTIKSVETHQQGTNKQSVAVELELESGCYLWATITLWALDELNLEIGQRVYAQIKGVSVAQRDIAVTH, encoded by the coding sequence ATGAGTGCTTTGATCCTCCAATATCAGCAACAACTTGGCGAAACGTTTTTTGATATCGACTTGGAATTACCAAGTAGCGGCATCACGGCTATTTTCGGGCGTTCTGGGGCGGGTAAAACCTCACTTATCAATGCGATCAGTGGCCTTAAACAGCCAGATAAGGGCTTGATCAGCGTATCGGGAACCACCTTGTTTGATAGTTATAAGGGCATTAACTTGCCGACTCACAAACGTAATGTCGGCTATGTGTTTCAAGAGTCGCGATTGTTTCCGCACATGAAGGTGTCAGGCAATCTTAAATATGGCATCAAAGACTTTGATAAAACGCATTTCGATCAGATTGTCTCCTTGTTATCTCTCGGTTTATTGCTAGACCGTTACCCAGCTCGTTTGTCGGGTGGTGAGAAGCAACGAGTGGCGATTGGACGTGCTTTATTGTCTAAGCCGAGCATTTTGCTGATGGACGAACCATTAGCGTCTCTCGACTTGCCTCGTAAGCGTGAAGTGATGCCGTTTTTGGAGAACTTATCTGAAACCGTTCAGATTCCGATCATTTACGTGACGCACAGCCTTAACGAGATTCTACGCTTGGCCAATCATCTTGTGATCATCGAACAAGGCAAAGTCATTTCGTCGGGTGTGACAGAAGAGGTTTGGGCATCGAGAGCTATGCAACCGTGGCAATCTTTCTCAGAGCAAAGCTCATTATTTGAAGCTACATTAGCGGAACACAATGATGATTATGCACTGTCTCGCCTAATGTTAGGAAAGTCGACGTCATTATGGGTTCAGAAAGTGTCGAGTGAGCTTGGTACTGCAGTAAGGCTGCAAGTTAGGGCAAATGATGTTTCTATCACACTAGAACAGCCGAAAGGGACTTCGATTCGTAATATCCTTCCTGTCACTATTAAAAGCGTAGAGACGCACCAACAAGGCACAAATAAGCAGAGTGTCGCTGTCGAACTAGAGTTAGAGTCTGGATGTTACTTATGGGCAACGATTACGTTGTGGGCTCTGGATGAGTTGAATCTAGAAATTGGGCAGCGTGTTTACGCGCAAATTAAAGGTGTAAGTGTCGCTCAAAGAGATATCGCGGTAACACATTAA
- the modB gene encoding molybdate ABC transporter permease subunit, with protein sequence MSYLSEYEYQALMLSLKVAGFAILWLIPIGIGLAWLLAKKQFLGKSIVESIVHLPLVLPPVVIGYLLLVMMGRQGIIGSWLNDVFGIVFSFSWKGAALACVVVALPLMVRSIRLSLETVDSKLEEAAATLGASPLRVFFTITLPLMIPGIITGTMLSFARSLGEFGATISFVSNIPGETQTIPLAMYTFIETPGAEMEAARLCVISIVIALGSLMLSEWLNKKSAQRLGGNA encoded by the coding sequence ATGAGTTACTTATCGGAATACGAATACCAAGCCTTAATGCTGAGCTTGAAAGTCGCTGGGTTTGCCATCTTATGGCTTATTCCTATCGGCATTGGTTTGGCGTGGCTACTTGCTAAGAAACAATTTTTAGGCAAAAGCATTGTAGAGAGCATTGTCCATTTACCTCTGGTACTTCCACCTGTGGTCATCGGATATTTACTGTTAGTGATGATGGGTAGGCAAGGCATCATAGGCTCGTGGCTTAATGACGTGTTTGGTATTGTATTTAGCTTTAGTTGGAAAGGCGCAGCACTCGCTTGCGTGGTTGTGGCGCTGCCATTAATGGTTCGCTCCATCAGGCTGAGCCTAGAAACCGTAGACAGTAAGCTTGAAGAGGCCGCTGCGACATTAGGTGCGTCACCTCTTCGTGTGTTTTTCACGATCACTTTACCCTTGATGATCCCTGGGATCATTACTGGCACCATGCTTTCATTCGCAAGAAGCCTAGGGGAATTTGGCGCGACCATCAGCTTCGTTTCAAATATTCCCGGTGAGACTCAAACCATTCCATTGGCCATGTATACCTTTATCGAAACCCCTGGTGCGGAAATGGAAGCCGCGCGTCTGTGTGTCATCTCTATTGTGATAGCGCTGGGTTCATTGATGCTTTCTGAGTGGCTAAATAAGAAGTCGGCACAACGACTAGGAGGTAATGCATGA